In one window of Chloroflexota bacterium DNA:
- a CDS encoding Tex family protein: MTSRTIVETIASELAIKAVQTAGAVDLLNSGNTIPFIARYRKEATGGLDEVALRRIETRLTYLNNLSGRKKTVLSSIDGQGELTPELRSRIEAAATMQEVEDLYLPYRPKRRTRASVARQRGLEPLADQLMDLGQEAPEALAKSFLTDDVPTPEDALAGARDIVAERVSDDAGVRQLVREMTLEEGLLTCRLKKQAADPDGKYQVYHDFSAALDKISPHQMLAINRGDKEGVLRVKVDVSEDLIVGQVEDRYLRDQRSPQASQIRVAVEDSYQRLVAPAVEREIRVGLTDSSDEHAIHVFATNLIALLLQPPFREKVVMGIDPGYRTGCKVAVVDATGKYLASSTIFPHKPQQEWQRSITQLQAMVERFRVSVVAIGNGTASRESERLVAELIAARQEGLSGVGPGAAADLAYVIVNEAGASVYSASGLARQELPGLDVSMRGAVSIARRLQDPLAELVKIDPGSIGVGLYQHDVDQKKLQTTLDAVVEDAVNAVGVDANMASPALLQHVAGLGPKLSRNIVAHRDDHGPFGRRKELLEVKGLGPKAYEQAAGFLRVPESKNPLDRTAIHPESYHVVGDLLELAGLNLRMADFASRLQRFQSENDIAELASLLDVGVPTLQDIFGALIRPGRDPRDALPAPILRRDVLGMEDLKEGMVLTGTVRNVVDFGAFVDIGVKQDGLVHVSQMAERYVRNPHEIVSVGDVVKVKVLKLDHERGRIGLSMRL, encoded by the coding sequence ATGACATCCCGGACCATTGTGGAGACTATTGCAAGCGAACTCGCGATCAAAGCCGTTCAGACAGCGGGCGCGGTCGATCTCTTGAATTCAGGCAACACCATTCCGTTCATTGCCCGTTACCGGAAAGAGGCCACTGGCGGATTGGACGAAGTTGCTCTGCGGCGCATTGAGACCCGTCTTACCTACCTGAACAATCTAAGCGGGCGCAAGAAGACCGTGCTGTCGTCGATCGATGGGCAGGGTGAGTTGACGCCCGAACTGCGTTCTCGCATCGAGGCTGCGGCGACGATGCAGGAGGTGGAGGACCTCTATCTTCCCTATCGTCCGAAGCGCCGCACGCGGGCAAGTGTTGCCCGGCAGCGGGGCCTGGAACCTCTGGCTGATCAACTCATGGATCTGGGGCAGGAGGCACCGGAGGCACTCGCCAAATCCTTTCTGACCGACGACGTGCCCACGCCGGAGGATGCTCTGGCGGGTGCCCGGGACATCGTGGCCGAGAGGGTTAGCGATGATGCCGGCGTGCGCCAACTGGTCCGGGAGATGACATTGGAGGAAGGGCTCCTGACCTGCCGGCTCAAAAAACAGGCTGCGGATCCAGATGGCAAGTACCAGGTTTACCACGATTTTTCAGCCGCCCTGGACAAGATATCTCCCCACCAGATGTTGGCTATCAACCGGGGCGACAAGGAAGGCGTGCTGCGGGTCAAGGTGGACGTATCGGAGGATCTCATCGTTGGACAGGTGGAGGATCGATACCTGCGGGATCAACGGTCGCCGCAGGCATCTCAGATTCGCGTTGCCGTCGAGGATAGCTATCAACGGCTGGTGGCGCCGGCCGTCGAGCGGGAGATCCGCGTCGGATTGACAGATTCTTCAGACGAACACGCCATACATGTCTTCGCAACCAACCTGATAGCATTGTTGCTTCAGCCTCCCTTTCGGGAAAAGGTTGTGATGGGGATCGATCCTGGTTACCGGACTGGCTGCAAGGTTGCTGTGGTAGACGCCACCGGCAAATACCTGGCCAGTTCCACCATCTTTCCTCATAAGCCCCAACAGGAATGGCAACGCAGTATTACACAGCTCCAGGCCATGGTAGAGCGCTTCCGGGTGAGCGTGGTTGCCATCGGGAACGGCACGGCCAGCCGGGAGAGCGAACGGCTGGTTGCGGAATTGATTGCAGCTAGACAGGAAGGGCTTTCCGGAGTGGGCCCCGGTGCTGCCGCTGACCTGGCCTACGTGATCGTCAATGAAGCCGGGGCGAGCGTCTATTCCGCCTCAGGATTGGCTCGCCAGGAGCTTCCTGGCCTGGATGTTTCAATGCGCGGCGCTGTCAGCATTGCGAGACGTTTGCAGGATCCGCTGGCCGAGCTGGTGAAGATCGATCCTGGCAGCATCGGTGTGGGCCTCTACCAACACGATGTGGACCAGAAGAAATTGCAGACCACGTTGGATGCGGTGGTTGAGGATGCCGTCAACGCGGTGGGGGTTGATGCCAACATGGCGTCACCTGCCCTGCTGCAGCACGTGGCAGGGCTTGGCCCCAAATTGTCACGAAATATCGTTGCCCACCGGGATGACCACGGTCCCTTTGGGCGTCGAAAGGAGCTGCTGGAAGTCAAGGGATTGGGTCCCAAGGCCTACGAGCAAGCAGCGGGTTTCCTGCGTGTGCCTGAGAGTAAAAACCCGCTCGATCGAACGGCGATCCATCCTGAAAGCTATCACGTGGTGGGGGACCTGCTGGAACTGGCGGGCTTGAATCTGCGAATGGCCGATTTTGCCTCGCGCCTGCAGCGTTTTCAATCAGAGAACGACATTGCCGAGTTGGCGTCCCTGTTGGATGTTGGTGTGCCAACGCTTCAGGATATTTTTGGCGCGCTGATTCGACCCGGTCGGGATCCGCGTGACGCCCTGCCGGCGCCGATTCTGCGGCGAGACGTGCTGGGCATGGAAGATCTGAAAGAGGGAATGGTGTTGACCGGTACCGTGCGCAACGTGGTGGATTTCGGCGCATTCGTCGATATCGGCGTCAAACAAGACGGTTTGGTCCACGTGAGCCAGATGGCCGAACGTTACGTTCGAAATCCCCATGAGATTGTCAGTGTCGGCGACGTGGTCAAGGTCAAGGTGCTCAAATTGGATCACGAACGGGGGCGTATCGGCCTCAGCATGCGCCTCTAA
- a CDS encoding tyrosine recombinase XerC, with protein sequence MEDGLERFITHLIAERNVSPYTLRNYRTEIRQFIAFAKDQDVTSWQQVDKALVRRWLAELRAAGYVPASMARRLSEVRSCCTFLVREGDLEHNPLSGMASPKQSRRQPRVLSYDEVLALMRGPDQNRPQGQRDKAILEVLYGSGIRLGELEGLDICDVNLSRRELKVLGKGNKERIALFGQDAETALRLYLSQGRSQLSNDKTDGAVFLNRFGNRLGRVSITRMLDRYAKQVGIERKVTPHALRHSFATHLVDEGVDIRLIQELLGHESPSTTQRYTHVSQARLHEVVRQAHPRGNLENGGGQSSL encoded by the coding sequence ATGGAAGACGGGCTGGAGCGTTTCATCACACACCTCATCGCAGAACGCAACGTCTCGCCCTATACGTTACGGAACTACCGAACGGAGATTCGTCAGTTCATAGCGTTCGCCAAGGACCAGGATGTGACCTCGTGGCAGCAGGTCGATAAGGCGCTGGTCCGCCGATGGCTGGCAGAACTTCGGGCGGCCGGGTATGTTCCTGCCAGTATGGCTCGCCGACTTTCCGAGGTGCGTTCCTGTTGTACGTTCCTGGTCCGTGAAGGTGACCTGGAACATAATCCCCTTTCAGGAATGGCATCGCCGAAACAGTCCCGGCGCCAGCCACGCGTGCTGAGTTACGACGAAGTCCTGGCGCTAATGCGGGGGCCGGACCAAAATCGGCCTCAGGGACAGCGCGACAAAGCGATCCTGGAGGTGCTATACGGCAGCGGCATTCGCCTTGGTGAGCTGGAGGGCCTGGATATCTGCGACGTCAATCTCAGTCGTCGCGAATTGAAGGTGCTCGGCAAGGGCAACAAGGAACGGATAGCCCTGTTCGGCCAGGATGCTGAAACGGCATTGCGGCTCTATCTCTCCCAGGGTCGCTCTCAACTCAGCAACGACAAAACGGACGGTGCCGTGTTCCTGAACCGGTTTGGGAATCGGCTTGGAAGAGTCAGTATCACCCGGATGCTCGATCGTTACGCCAAACAAGTTGGGATCGAGCGGAAGGTAACCCCTCACGCCTTGCGCCATTCCTTCGCCACCCACCTGGTTGACGAAGGAGTCGATATCCGTCTTATTCAAGAGCTGTTGGGTCATGAAAGCCCATCAACTACACAACGCTATACTCACGTCAGCCAGGCACGACTTCACGAGGTGGTCCGCCAGGCCCATCCCCGCGGCAACCTGGAAAACGGCGGCGGTCAATCATCATTGTAA
- a CDS encoding alkaline phosphatase family protein — translation MPDTLFDHDEFIAPDYQGGCFSQIPQFIKAVLVEEETSDLHPDGFAPFPQRYQNVIVLFVDAFGWRFFEQHRSNLPFLRRFADQGSATRLTSQFPSTTAAHVTTFYTGLPVGQHGVFEWGYYEPKLDTMIWPLPFSFAGDHQPETLRTAGITGPDILPTGEALGQQLAGYGVTTTILQPAPFARSTYSDLISRGADIMPYKTLAEALVNLTELLDRQQGASLAALYFGMIDGIMHEYGPDSPQAQAEIESCFSELERWFRRDAGRLPSDTLVLLTADHGQVTVDPEETVYLHQLPQFHKLEPMLRVNSQGHLLIPGGSCRDMFLYVNDAALAGAQALLQEDLQDTADIVQTSTLIQRGYFGPLPVSDAFLSRVGNLVILPRDNGNVWWYEEGRFDQPYRGHHGGLTRAEMEIPLLLLPLVS, via the coding sequence ATGCCAGACACCCTGTTCGATCACGACGAATTCATTGCGCCCGACTACCAGGGTGGCTGCTTCAGCCAGATCCCCCAGTTCATCAAAGCTGTGCTCGTCGAAGAGGAAACCAGCGATCTGCATCCCGACGGTTTTGCCCCCTTTCCGCAACGGTACCAGAATGTCATCGTTCTGTTCGTCGACGCTTTCGGATGGCGTTTTTTCGAGCAACACCGGTCCAATCTGCCCTTCCTGCGCCGTTTCGCCGATCAGGGCAGCGCAACCCGGCTGACCTCCCAGTTTCCCTCCACGACGGCAGCCCACGTTACCACCTTCTACACGGGCCTACCTGTGGGCCAACATGGCGTGTTCGAGTGGGGCTACTATGAACCCAAGCTGGACACCATGATCTGGCCCCTGCCCTTTTCGTTCGCAGGCGACCACCAGCCAGAGACGTTGCGCACGGCCGGGATCACTGGCCCCGATATCCTGCCAACCGGCGAAGCGTTGGGCCAGCAGTTGGCAGGATACGGGGTTACCACAACCATCCTTCAGCCAGCTCCCTTCGCCCGGTCCACCTATTCGGATTTGATCAGCCGCGGGGCCGATATCATGCCCTACAAGACCCTGGCCGAGGCGCTGGTGAACCTGACCGAACTGTTGGATCGACAGCAAGGCGCTTCGCTGGCAGCCCTTTACTTCGGTATGATCGATGGCATCATGCACGAATACGGCCCTGACTCGCCACAGGCCCAGGCCGAGATCGAGAGCTGTTTTTCCGAGTTGGAGCGCTGGTTCCGGCGCGACGCTGGTCGACTCCCCAGCGACACTCTGGTGCTGCTGACGGCCGACCACGGCCAGGTCACGGTCGATCCGGAGGAGACCGTCTATCTGCATCAGCTACCCCAGTTCCACAAGCTGGAGCCCATGTTGCGGGTCAATTCGCAAGGACATCTGCTCATCCCTGGCGGTTCCTGTCGGGATATGTTTCTCTATGTCAACGACGCTGCTCTGGCCGGTGCCCAGGCGCTCCTGCAGGAGGACCTTCAAGACACTGCCGATATCGTCCAGACATCGACGTTGATCCAGCGGGGATACTTCGGGCCACTGCCAGTATCCGATGCTTTCCTCTCCCGCGTCGGTAACCTGGTGATCCTGCCCCGCGACAATGGAAACGTTTGGTGGTACGAAGAGGGCAGATTCGACCAGCCATACCGCGGCCATCACGGTGGCCTGACCCGCGCCGAGATGGAGATTCCGTTGTTGTTGCTTCCACTTGTCAGCTAG
- a CDS encoding PIG-L deacetylase family protein: protein MTDSRLLTITAHPDDESFRCGGTLALLARRGVRVQLLTATRGEAGSRGDPPLCRAGELADVRERELRSACAALGIEPPRFLDYLDGTLTDVDEEEAVARISAAIQELRPQVLLTWPPDGLSGHPDHVAVSRWTSLAFQQAATLGPDAPAALYHLAVPRSVARALGLSHLHDVPDEQVTLTVDVAPVWEQKLAAIRCHRTQMGGSPILNEPEEKRQLFLGTEHFRLAMARSDPSTGSVQALSIGPEGSFLERVGESNR from the coding sequence ATGACCGATAGCAGATTACTGACCATCACTGCCCACCCCGACGATGAGTCATTCCGCTGTGGTGGCACGTTGGCCTTGCTGGCCCGGCGTGGTGTTCGTGTGCAACTACTCACGGCTACACGGGGTGAAGCCGGCTCTCGTGGCGATCCACCCTTGTGCCGCGCCGGCGAGCTGGCCGATGTGCGCGAACGCGAGTTGCGCAGCGCTTGTGCCGCCTTGGGCATCGAGCCTCCACGCTTTCTGGACTACCTTGACGGCACGCTGACCGACGTGGACGAAGAAGAGGCCGTGGCGCGGATATCGGCAGCCATCCAGGAATTGCGGCCCCAGGTGCTCCTCACCTGGCCGCCCGACGGCCTGTCGGGGCATCCCGACCACGTGGCCGTGAGCCGCTGGACATCTCTGGCCTTTCAGCAGGCGGCCACCTTGGGGCCGGACGCCCCGGCAGCCCTCTACCACCTGGCCGTGCCTCGCTCGGTGGCCAGAGCTCTGGGGCTGTCTCACCTGCATGACGTGCCCGATGAGCAGGTTACCCTCACCGTGGACGTGGCTCCTGTCTGGGAGCAGAAACTGGCGGCTATCCGCTGCCACCGCACCCAGATGGGCGGATCGCCTATCCTGAACGAGCCAGAAGAGAAGCGACAGCTTTTCCTGGGGACAGAGCACTTTCGACTGGCAATGGCCCGGTCGGACCCTTCGACGGGCTCAGTACAGGCTCTATCAATCGGCCCTGAAGGTAGCTTTCTTGAGAGAGTGGGGGAAAGCAACAGATGA
- a CDS encoding ABC transporter permease: MKDGWLQRLRDEVTQAWTVTAKDMKVYYLQPGMIMFGFLMPFFMFFSFSVKREMAANQGVARLLAMTVFFTAAAAGPFIIPLERRLGTYDRLLAAPMSLLTLLLSKTAVGAFFAIGTSAFALIVGVVVFGASVAQLWLLAVAVLLAAFSFSALGVIFGSIPTRNPGAVQMPSTLLRWGLLFISGIFIGLNEMAPAARAVAYLSPLTYAQDLMNHAVLGVGLLNPWLDATVLLLSGVLFLLPSLWMQQRGRRLGY, from the coding sequence ATGAAAGACGGATGGCTGCAACGACTGCGTGACGAGGTAACACAGGCCTGGACCGTGACGGCCAAGGACATGAAAGTCTACTATCTCCAGCCAGGAATGATCATGTTCGGCTTTCTGATGCCCTTCTTCATGTTCTTCTCCTTCTCAGTTAAGCGGGAGATGGCCGCCAACCAGGGTGTCGCCCGGCTGCTGGCTATGACGGTCTTTTTCACCGCTGCTGCCGCCGGGCCGTTCATCATCCCCCTGGAACGGCGCCTGGGCACCTACGACCGGCTGCTGGCCGCGCCGATGTCGCTGCTGACACTGTTGCTGAGCAAGACGGCGGTGGGAGCGTTCTTTGCCATCGGCACGTCGGCCTTTGCCCTGATCGTTGGTGTGGTAGTCTTTGGGGCGAGCGTCGCTCAGCTCTGGCTGCTGGCAGTCGCTGTACTGCTGGCGGCATTCTCTTTCTCGGCACTGGGGGTGATCTTTGGCTCCATCCCCACCCGCAACCCAGGTGCCGTGCAGATGCCGAGCACGCTGTTGCGCTGGGGGTTGCTGTTCATCAGCGGTATTTTCATTGGATTGAACGAAATGGCCCCAGCGGCGCGGGCAGTGGCCTATCTGTCGCCCCTGACCTACGCCCAGGACCTGATGAACCACGCTGTGCTGGGAGTAGGTCTGCTCAACCCCTGGTTGGACGCGACCGTGCTGCTGCTGAGCGGCGTGTTGTTCCTGCTGCCGTCGCTCTGGATGCAACAACGGGGCCGCAGGTTGGGTTACTGA
- a CDS encoding ATP-binding cassette domain-containing protein, which yields MNNAIEVNNLTKYYGRPESGVLAVDHINFEARQGEVFGFLGPNGAGKTTTQRMLTTLLEPTEGRITIHGHDLAHDAYPVKRQMGLVPEESNVYTELTAWDNLMFTAKLYRVGHADRTARARELLETFGLWEKRDVKAENFSKGMRRRLSIAMAIIHKPALLFLDEPTPGLDAQSARAIRDLIRQLNTEGTTIFLTTHQIEEANQLCDRVAIIDHGQIAAIDTPERLKAAFRRVQSVEVALDPDGQAHGQALGALPAVTTAVKMGDKWRLYTKDPSTLLPEVMDYANSRELRVVSLSTLGPSLEDVFLEITGQQVGTVRHEAKEGKPRRRGMKSETGGGR from the coding sequence ATGAACAATGCCATCGAAGTGAACAACCTGACCAAGTACTACGGCCGGCCGGAATCAGGCGTTCTGGCCGTGGACCACATCAACTTTGAGGCGCGCCAGGGTGAGGTCTTTGGCTTCCTGGGGCCCAACGGGGCAGGCAAGACGACCACCCAGCGGATGCTGACCACCCTGCTGGAGCCCACTGAAGGTCGCATCACCATCCACGGCCACGACCTTGCCCACGATGCCTACCCCGTCAAGCGGCAGATGGGCCTGGTGCCGGAGGAGTCTAACGTTTACACCGAACTGACTGCCTGGGACAACCTGATGTTCACCGCCAAGCTTTATCGTGTGGGCCATGCTGACCGGACGGCGCGAGCGCGGGAACTACTGGAGACCTTCGGCCTGTGGGAAAAGCGGGATGTAAAGGCAGAGAACTTTTCCAAAGGGATGCGCCGCCGGTTGAGCATCGCCATGGCCATCATCCACAAACCGGCGCTGCTCTTCCTGGACGAGCCGACGCCGGGCCTGGACGCCCAGAGCGCCCGTGCCATCCGCGACCTGATCCGCCAGTTGAATACCGAGGGAACGACGATCTTTCTGACCACGCACCAGATCGAGGAGGCCAACCAGCTCTGCGACCGGGTGGCTATCATCGACCATGGCCAGATCGCGGCCATTGACACCCCGGAACGCCTCAAGGCGGCCTTCCGGCGGGTGCAGTCGGTGGAGGTGGCGTTGGATCCCGACGGGCAGGCGCACGGTCAAGCGCTGGGCGCCTTGCCGGCGGTGACCACAGCGGTCAAGATGGGAGATAAATGGCGGCTGTACACCAAGGACCCGTCGACGCTCCTGCCAGAGGTGATGGACTACGCTAACTCGCGCGAACTGCGGGTGGTCAGTCTGAGCACCCTCGGCCCCAGCCTGGAGGACGTTTTCCTTGAGATCACCGGGCAACAGGTGGGCACGGTGCGTCACGAGGCGAAGGAAGGCAAGCCCCGGCGGCGGGGAATGAAAAGTGAAACGGGCGGTGGACGATGA
- the topA gene encoding type I DNA topoisomerase — MTEAYCTKCRTKREMLNPQPVWLSNGRGASQGTCTVCGTRMTRFGETPAHAGLPKPEIQPKPRKKKVQQDGPAPEDISAPLASEMQAYCVKCKESRTMQDGQAVFMANGRPAARGTCPVCGTGLFKIGATPEHDALPKPVVRSKKRRGKKGSSSTPVKKRSGKLVIVESPAKARTVGRFLGKGYTVRASVGHVRDLLRSKLSVDIENDFEPTYRVPNDKRKTVKALSQEVEKAREVYLATDPDREGEAIAWHLVEATGVKPEQSRRVVFHEITSDAIAEAFAHPSELNMDLINAQQARRVLDRLVGYQISPLLWDRVRGRTSAGRVQSVALRLVVEREREIQAFVPVEYWDVRALLAQQETRQEDPRPSFESKLHRVRGKEVDLKNEDDTQAIVRDLEDAHYLVTSVREGERRRRPSAPFTTSTLQQEASRKLGFGARRTMRVAQQLYEGINLGADGQVGLITYMRTDSVNVSKQAQNEARSFVAESYGPEFLPPKPPVYKTRAKSAQEAHEAIRPTSVMRTPESVSHVLDRSQSRLYRLIWRRFVASQMAAAVFDTLTVDIAALPRRSYATVGSGEAVRLAETLKKPEYHFRSKGSRVRFAGYMSVYQEGRDENGGRNNNGNNGKDKWLPALTAGELLDLLQLLPKQHFTQPPPRYSEASLVRALEENGIGRPSTYAPTITTIQTRGYVELEERRLVPTELGFIVIDALVKHFPDIFEVGFTARMEEALDDVAENKRDWVEVLREFYEPFSEMLSEAEQSMERTQVQDEPIGEACPECGHDLVLRYGRYGKFIACSHYPECRYTRPFVIKTGVACPKCREGELVQRRSRKGRTFYGCNRYPECDFLVWQKPLETPCPDCGGLLTQGGRERAKCTNCSHWFDVKKLTPEAEPA, encoded by the coding sequence AGGATATCTCAGCGCCTCTTGCCAGTGAGATGCAGGCCTACTGCGTGAAATGCAAGGAGTCGCGGACCATGCAGGATGGCCAGGCCGTCTTCATGGCTAACGGTCGACCAGCGGCAAGGGGGACATGCCCTGTATGTGGAACTGGCCTGTTCAAGATTGGTGCAACGCCGGAACATGACGCCTTGCCCAAACCTGTGGTACGGTCAAAGAAACGGCGTGGAAAAAAGGGCTCCAGCAGTACCCCGGTCAAAAAGCGATCGGGAAAGCTGGTGATCGTCGAATCGCCGGCCAAGGCCCGGACTGTCGGACGGTTCCTTGGCAAGGGTTACACGGTGCGGGCCTCCGTCGGACATGTGCGCGATCTGCTGCGCTCAAAGCTCTCGGTGGACATCGAAAACGACTTCGAGCCAACCTACCGGGTCCCCAACGACAAGCGTAAGACGGTAAAGGCTCTATCCCAAGAGGTGGAAAAGGCACGAGAGGTATATCTGGCAACCGATCCGGACCGCGAGGGAGAAGCGATTGCCTGGCACCTGGTCGAAGCAACCGGCGTCAAACCTGAGCAGAGCCGGCGGGTTGTTTTTCATGAGATTACCAGCGACGCAATAGCTGAGGCGTTTGCCCACCCGAGCGAACTGAACATGGATTTGATCAACGCTCAGCAGGCCCGACGGGTGTTGGATCGCCTGGTGGGTTACCAGATCAGCCCACTGCTATGGGATCGGGTTCGCGGACGAACTTCGGCGGGTCGCGTGCAGTCCGTGGCGCTGCGACTGGTTGTCGAGCGGGAACGCGAGATCCAGGCATTTGTGCCGGTCGAGTATTGGGATGTACGCGCGCTGTTGGCACAGCAGGAGACTCGCCAGGAGGATCCGCGGCCCAGCTTTGAATCCAAGTTGCACCGGGTGCGCGGAAAAGAGGTCGATCTCAAGAACGAGGATGATACACAGGCCATCGTTCGTGACCTGGAGGATGCTCATTACCTGGTCACTTCGGTTCGTGAGGGAGAGCGAAGGCGCAGACCGTCAGCCCCTTTCACCACGAGTACGTTGCAGCAGGAGGCTTCTCGTAAGTTGGGATTCGGTGCGCGGCGGACCATGCGGGTTGCCCAGCAGCTTTACGAGGGGATCAACCTGGGCGCCGATGGCCAGGTTGGTTTGATCACCTACATGCGAACTGATAGTGTGAATGTGTCGAAACAGGCTCAAAACGAAGCCAGAAGCTTTGTCGCTGAGAGCTATGGCCCCGAGTTCTTGCCTCCCAAGCCGCCTGTGTACAAGACCCGTGCCAAGAGCGCCCAGGAGGCCCACGAAGCCATCAGACCAACCTCGGTCATGCGAACGCCGGAGAGCGTTAGCCATGTCCTGGATCGCAGTCAGAGCCGGCTTTACCGGTTGATCTGGAGGCGATTTGTCGCCAGCCAGATGGCTGCAGCTGTCTTCGACACCCTGACCGTGGATATCGCTGCTCTGCCTCGCCGCAGTTATGCGACGGTTGGGTCTGGTGAGGCTGTTCGACTGGCCGAGACTCTCAAAAAACCGGAGTATCATTTCCGCAGCAAGGGTTCCCGCGTGCGTTTTGCGGGTTATATGAGCGTGTACCAGGAGGGCAGGGATGAAAACGGCGGGCGAAATAACAACGGCAACAACGGCAAGGACAAGTGGTTGCCTGCGTTAACTGCAGGTGAACTGCTAGACCTGCTGCAGTTGCTGCCCAAGCAACACTTCACTCAACCGCCACCACGTTACTCGGAAGCCTCGTTGGTCAGGGCACTGGAAGAAAATGGCATCGGCAGGCCAAGCACCTATGCACCAACCATCACGACGATTCAAACACGGGGCTATGTGGAGCTTGAGGAACGGCGCCTGGTGCCAACGGAGCTCGGCTTCATCGTTATCGACGCGCTGGTGAAACATTTCCCGGACATCTTTGAGGTGGGCTTCACGGCGCGGATGGAAGAAGCGCTCGACGACGTTGCCGAAAACAAGCGCGACTGGGTCGAGGTGCTTCGGGAGTTCTATGAACCTTTTTCGGAAATGCTCTCTGAAGCGGAACAGTCGATGGAGCGGACCCAGGTGCAGGACGAACCCATCGGCGAAGCTTGCCCCGAGTGTGGCCATGATCTGGTCCTGCGCTATGGCCGTTACGGCAAGTTCATCGCCTGTTCACATTATCCCGAGTGCCGCTACACTCGTCCCTTCGTCATAAAAACCGGGGTGGCCTGCCCCAAGTGTCGCGAGGGAGAATTGGTCCAGCGCAGGAGCCGCAAGGGGCGCACGTTCTATGGCTGCAACCGCTACCCCGAGTGTGATTTCCTGGTGTGGCAGAAACCGCTGGAGACGCCCTGCCCCGATTGTGGCGGTCTTCTTACGCAAGGAGGGCGGGAAAGGGCCAAATGTACCAACTGCAGCCATTGGTTTGACGTCAAAAAACTGACGCCGGAGGCAGAGCCGGCCTAG
- a CDS encoding deoxyguanosinetriphosphate triphosphohydrolase: MILTRELFEQREYEVLAPFAMKSGETRGRIYPDEEHLYRSSYQKDRDRIIHTAAFRRLEYKTQVFVYHEGDHYRNRLTHSVEVAQIGRTLARALRINEDLTEAISLAHDLGHPPFGHTGEGELNELMAGHGGFNHQRQTMRIVEKLENRYPGFPGLNLTYEVREGLIKHDTDFDETDATGYEPEKAGTLECQVANLADEIAYNAADLDDGLRSGILDPNDVAQLGIWCKIRETLSVSPGHPVPIDAPLDSLVRARAIRKLIGAEVTDTVTTTAMRLDAGDFRSVGDIRALGENLAGFSPEMEAYNRELKDFLMVNFYHHWRVNRMAGKAQRILRALFDIYCGDPSQLPPDTQKKIETEADSPHRLICDYIAGMTDRYAIQEYSKLFDPATRV, from the coding sequence ATGATCCTGACGCGCGAATTATTTGAACAGCGGGAGTATGAGGTCCTGGCTCCCTTTGCCATGAAAAGCGGGGAAACCCGAGGGCGCATCTACCCGGATGAAGAACACCTCTATCGCTCCAGCTACCAGAAGGACCGGGATCGTATCATCCATACCGCCGCATTCAGGCGCCTGGAATATAAGACCCAGGTCTTTGTCTATCACGAAGGTGACCACTATCGCAACCGATTGACCCATTCTGTGGAAGTCGCCCAGATTGGACGTACCCTGGCGCGGGCGTTGCGGATCAACGAAGATCTCACCGAAGCGATCTCCCTTGCTCATGACCTGGGCCACCCCCCCTTCGGGCATACCGGCGAGGGGGAGCTAAATGAGCTCATGGCGGGACATGGCGGCTTCAACCACCAGCGACAGACGATGCGCATTGTGGAAAAGCTCGAGAACCGCTATCCCGGTTTCCCTGGCCTCAACCTGACCTACGAGGTGCGTGAGGGCTTGATCAAACACGATACCGACTTCGACGAAACCGATGCCACCGGATACGAGCCCGAAAAAGCGGGAACATTGGAATGCCAGGTCGCGAACCTGGCCGATGAAATCGCCTACAACGCGGCCGATCTGGATGATGGCCTGCGAAGTGGTATCCTCGATCCGAACGACGTTGCCCAACTGGGAATCTGGTGCAAGATTCGAGAGACCCTGTCCGTGTCCCCTGGCCACCCGGTGCCAATTGACGCGCCTCTTGACTCTCTGGTGCGGGCACGGGCAATACGCAAGCTCATTGGCGCCGAAGTCACCGACACGGTCACCACAACGGCCATGCGACTAGACGCTGGCGACTTCCGATCGGTGGGTGACATCCGGGCGCTCGGCGAAAACCTGGCCGGCTTCTCTCCCGAAATGGAAGCCTATAACCGCGAGTTGAAGGATTTCCTGATGGTGAATTTCTACCATCATTGGCGGGTCAACCGCATGGCAGGCAAGGCACAGCGAATCCTGCGAGCTCTTTTTGACATCTATTGCGGGGATCCCTCCCAGTTGCCTCCGGACACCCAGAAAAAGATCGAAACCGAAGCAGACTCACCCCATCGCCTGATCTGCGACTATATCGCCGGCATGACCGACCGGTATGCCATTCAGGAGTACAGCAAACTCTTCGACCCTGCTACCAGAGTCTAG